The genomic segment ATGAACTACGCAAAATAGAACCACATGCGGATGTTGATATCAACTATGTTGCTGTAAAAGATAATCGATATGTCATTGTCATCAGCACACAACGGGAAAATAGAGCTCCTTACTTATACGATAACGGTACCTTTATGCGCAATCAATCTACAACAAGCAAAATGCCTCAAGCTGAATACGAACAACTCCTTATCAATAGACGTTCAACAATAAATTGGGATGGTCTTACAACAAACAACTGCACAATTAACGATCTTGATAGAAAGCTCATTCAAAGAGTAATTGGAGATGCAATACAAGCTGGAAGAGTTATCGGGTTAACTCCCAAGCCAGCTGTTGAGCAAATACTGAGAAAGCTTAATTTATTGGTCGGTGACAAGCTTACCAATGCTGCTGTTGTGCTTTTTTGCAAGGACGAAGACAAACAGTTTACACAATCTGAGATTAAACTTGCGCGATTCCTTGGAACCGATAAGAGTGAATTTTTAGATAGTAAAATTTATCGAGGCAATGTATTTGAACTGTATGATCGCGCAATGATATTTTTGGGCAATCATTTACCCGTTGCAGCTAAAATTGAAGAAGGTAATTTATTAAGGGTTGAGACACCTGCCATACCACACAAGGTACTTCGCGAGGCTGTTGTTAATGCACTCTGTCATCGTAACTATAGCATGCAGAGTGGTTCTATTTCCATCGCAATTTATGATGATCGAGTCGAAATTATTAGTGCTGGTCGATTGCCATCCGATATAAAATTGAGTGACTTAACGAAATCACATGAATCTCATCCACGAAATAAACTCATTGCTCACGTTTTTTATCTCTGTTGCATGATTGAGCGCTGGGGTCGTGGGACCAGAGATATCGTTAAAATTTGCGAAAAATCTGGTAATCCTAGACCGCGCTTTGAAGAGTCAACAGGAACTTTTTCGGTTATCTTCCCCCTTAAAAACCGACTAAGACCATTTGCTTACGCACAATAAAAGTAGTTAACAAAGAACAAATAGATTCAGAAAATAATGCACAAGAAAGTTGAACATGCCTGAAATCAAAAATATTGTACCGGCTCAACATTTGATGGAATTTGAACAACCAAACTTCGATTTTTTGCTTGGAAAAAACTCAGAAGAAGAAATAATAAAAGAGCTTCAATTAGTGTCGCCAGGCATATCAACAGGTTATAAAATAGGTGCCATTGATTTAAGTTTTCCTGGAGGTGCAGTCTCGATCATTGCAGCACCAACTGGTCATGGAAAAACAACTGCGCTCATTAATTTTACACTCGGAGCGCTTGAGAGAAACCCTGATCAGGATGCATACTTTTTTACGTATGAAGAAAGTGGTGCGTCAATTTTATCGCTTTTTGTTAATTCGTGGGTAAACAAAAATTTATCAAATAAATCAATTGGTGCTCTTTCAAAGAACAATCGTAAATCGATAGAGAATTATTTTCGAAGTGGTACCGATGAATTCTTCACCGATACTTTACGAAGCCTCTTTAAAATGCATAAAGACCAATTCTTTCAAGATCTTATTAATACTGAGAGATTAAAGGTTTTTTATTCAGACTGGACCGCAAATCAGCTTATTGAAGCAATACATTTCATAAAAAATAATCGACCAAGAACAGGACTTATTGTTATCGATTACATGCAACTACTTAAGTTATCAAATTCAAAAATAAGTAGGCAGGAAGAGCTCAAGAAAATATGCCTTATGCTCAAAGATTGCGCCATAAAGACTGGACTTCCCATTGTTCTTGCCGCCCAATTTAATCGTACGGTTGTAACAGAATCTGAATTAAGATCGGAAAACATCGGCGAAGCTGGCGACATTGAGCGCATTGCATCTCTCATTCTAGGTATGTTTAATTTGGACACTGATACAACTTATTTTAAAGTTCTTAAGGGTAGGTCTATTGGCAAAGACCATCAAGAATTTATGAGTTTCAATGGAAATGCGTGCATACTAAAAAATAGGCCTAAAGCATCAAAAAATTATTCCAATTCAGAAAGAATATCTTTTAATGATTAAAGGACTTTTTATGAGCTTACAGGACACTGAAAAAAAGCTTCTCAATACAATTGGCATACCAGAACCTGATAAATGGTCAGAAGAGTACGAAGTTCACGTAATCGATAAAAAAACGGGCAAAGTTGTTTCAAAGTTAGATCAAATTGCTGAACTAAAATTATTTGATGACATTCACCTGCGCGTAAAAGCAAGCGAGCTTGATTTGTTGAAAAAGGAAACTGCCAATATTAAAAAGTTAACTAAAGAGCAGAGTGACGACTTTAAAAAGTTTATTTCCGAAGTTGGATCAAATAGGCCACTATCGCGTAAAGAAATAACAACCTTTATTAAAGAAATTCAGAAGGAAAAAAAGAAGACGCAAAAGTATAGGCAGGCAGGACATCACATTGATCAAAAACTCAGCTACCAAAAACCTGAAGTACAATATAAAGTCGAAGAATCGCACATTGAAGTAAAGGTTGAAGGAATAAGGCTTACAGAGCCTTTGAGTAAAATGGATCATGCCCTGACAAAACTACTCAGAGATAATAGCCAAAATCATGACCCTTATGCTAAAGATTATTATCAGGGAAATAAAGATTCTTTAGTTACTGATTATGGAGGAGAAAAGCGAAGGGTGCCCGTTGTAAAATTCAAACGACCAGACTTATACAGGGCGTATTTATGCAGAGATGATTATTCTGGAGCTGATGCCAAGTACATCGACGGCATTTTTATGCAATATGCTTCAAAAAAATT from the Candidatus Dependentiae bacterium genome contains:
- a CDS encoding transcriptional regulator; this translates as ELRKIEPHADVDINYVAVKDNRYVIVISTQRENRAPYLYDNGTFMRNQSTTSKMPQAEYEQLLINRRSTINWDGLTTNNCTINDLDRKLIQRVIGDAIQAGRVIGLTPKPAVEQILRKLNLLVGDKLTNAAVVLFCKDEDKQFTQSEIKLARFLGTDKSEFLDSKIYRGNVFELYDRAMIFLGNHLPVAAKIEEGNLLRVETPAIPHKVLREAVVNALCHRNYSMQSGSISIAIYDDRVEIISAGRLPSDIKLSDLTKSHESHPRNKLIAHVFYLCCMIERWGRGTRDIVKICEKSGNPRPRFEESTGTFSVIFPLKNRLRPFAYAQ